Genomic window (Oryza sativa Japonica Group chromosome 3, ASM3414082v1):
CTTGTCGAGAAGAGGGAGTACAAGATTACTCTACCAGAGCCACCCGTGCGTAGTAGGTTTCTGATCGGGTCCTCACTGGGCTGTCTGGTTACTGTTGATGACGTATCCGAGATGCACCTGGTCAATCCGATTACAGGGGAACAAATAGCTCTCCCTTCTGTTATCACAATCGAGCATGTGAATCCCATCTTCAATGAGTCCGGTGCTATCCACATGTATGAGTACTCATGGTACAGTGCATCGAGGGTTTATCATTCTGAGCCATCAATTTTCTCCCTTGACGAGCTGCGAGAATACCTTCTTGATAAGGCTTTTGTGTTTTCTGATACATCCACAGAAAATTACCTCGTGGTACTAATTCACAATCCGCATTCGCAACTTTCGTTTGCAAGGGTTGGGGATGATAAGTGGACCTGGCTTCCACCACACACTCACTATGCTGACTGCATCTACAAGGATGGCATATTGTATGCAGTGAATAAAGTGGGAGAAATCCATGCATTCGATCTCAGTGGCCCTGTGGTCACAATGAAGACGATAATTGAAATGGTGCCAGGATATGCTTGTGATAAGATGTACATTGTGCAAGCTCCATGGGGTGATCTTCTGCAAGTTTGGAGGTCATATGAGTACATTGAGGGGGATTACGAGGCTGACTTGCATGATGCTGACCCTGCAATATCTGTGGAGAATACTGCGGAAATTAAAATATTTGTTGTTGACACTGTGGAAAAAAAGCGTGTGGAGATCGAAAACCTGGATGGTCACGTGCTATTTCTTGGGCATAACCAATCACTTTGTCTCAGCACAGAACAATATCCACATCTCAAGGAAAATTATACATATTTTACTGATGACAACGATCTTTCGTTATTTGGACACAAGAATAATCGTCGTGATATTGGATTATTTGATTTGAAACATAACAGCAGGGAGGAACTTGTGTCTCCTCAGCTTTGGTCCAACTTTCCTGCTCCTGTATGGATTACACCTAGTTTCACAAAGTTGAACTTCGCCTAGAAGAAGCACCTTTAAGGCTAGTTTTTTATTTATGGATATTAGAGTTGTGTATGTTTCTTCTTGTTCTGTGCAatttatatgtaaaattatgattGGAGAACTAAAGTGTGAATGTGAAGGTTAAGTTGCTTCATATTTGTTTTGTACCAAcctttattatgtttatttaaaTTTCTGCTATGTGAAAGTCTAAACAACAGGTCTTGTGCGGTAGCCACTTGAGGGGAATTAGTGAAATATACAAGGCTAATGTGACCAATGTTATTTTGGAAAATGGTAAAGCTGTAAGTACTGAGTCTAAAATAACTTAACTCTGAGAGTCTTGAATGCAAAATTGGCAGGATGACCGGGCTAATTTTATTTTGAACTACGACTAATTACCCTTACAATGTTTGCAAGTATTATAAAGTGTTTATGTTCTTTCTTAACATGTCCATTAACCTCTTAGTTTTATTCTCTGCTATCTATGACTAATTATCCTGTCATGCAGCATGTCCATTAACAATGTATATTTTAATGGTAATCTGAAATAGTGGATAATGCTTTTTGTTCTTATTTATGTTTCTTCTTCCAATGATTttggacttttctttttctagtaaattgaatatatttggGGTCATGGATGCCACAAAGTAAAAATATAGAGTTCTCAGATTGCACATGTAACAAATATTTATTCATTTTTGTTCTGAGTTTTGACAATCTAAACTTACTACATTTTCCTGGAGGTATGATACAGAAGCCATGTACTTTGATGAGGATGTGAGAACCGCTAAACGTCAGCAGTTAGAATGTGAAATCCTAATGAGTCACTCATTTCCATGTTACTAATTCAAGTTATGACTAAGAGAAAGTAGTTTAACCAGCTGATGGTGTTTGGTTATTACgaaaatatgtttgttttttcttaatatTCTTGCTTGTTCATGACATTTCAAATAATGGATTGCTAATATTCACACATACATTCCAACAAAGGTGCTGCAAAAATTTCAGGCACTCTAGGATAATTGCAGTGATAATTGCATATGGCTATTATAATATAGACATTTGTCTCTTCCTAATTAGAGAGGATGATATCTGTCAGAAAAATGTAAATGGACTGTTTTATTTGTCCTTATTTGATCAACTGGTCTCATAAATCTTGGGTTTTGCAGCACACATGTCCTGCTTTCAAGAAAATGTTAGAACACCTGCATCATGTGGTTCTCAACAAATTCAAAAGCGATCTAGACCAATCATTAAGGAGCGGCGGGGGATTTGCAGCATCAGCTCGTTATTGTGCGCAGTCATCAATGGTGAAATTAAATGCTAGATCAAGGTAAACAAACCACGGCCAAGATATATTGGGATTAAAATATTTTGCAATTTGTTAAACGTGACATGCATTCTGACCTGCTTTCTGCTGCTATTTTTTGTCCTGCAAATCCGATTCTGCAAAAGCCAAATCTCCAAAGTTTGGTGCTCATTTGATAGTTTTATTGACGATGAATGTCTAAACCGTATGTCGACTAGTATTATGGGCCTTTGCTTCTTGATCTTGTTTTAAGCCTCTTGTGCTTGCTCCTGCCAACCATACTGtgtaaatttttcaaatattaTATGCTTGTCGATAGTTTGTGCATTCAGATTATACTAGAAACACAACAGTATTCATTATAAGTAAATTCCTAGCAGTTTGAAGTAATGTGATTTGAAACTCATCATTCCTTAAATCTTTGGTCTACAATACATGACATCAACTCTCTGCATTGTCATGCAGATTCTTTGGTTAAGCATGCAGTGTGGGACACTACAGAAGTTAGGGGCAAACTGGAGCACCATATAGAAGCTCAT
Coding sequences:
- the LOC136351047 gene encoding putative F-box protein At5g55150, which produces MAACSIARIINLGDLAKCPKNLCCLLFRVVSKFLALSPSLLKEVEKDDGDQPSMTESVMANLPELHQDILMEIFALLEIPDLVRAGSVCNSWRSAYNGMRSLGIYKLSQTPCLLYTSESAGDSVVSLYSLVEKREYKITLPEPPVRSRFLIGSSLGCLVTVDDVSEMHLVNPITGEQIALPSVITIEHVNPIFNESGAIHMYEYSWYSASRVYHSEPSIFSLDELREYLLDKAFVFSDTSTENYLVVLIHNPHSQLSFARVGDDKWTWLPPHTHYADCIYKDGILYAVNKVGEIHAFDLSGPVVTMKTIIEMVPGYACDKMYIVQAPWGDLLQVWRSYEYIEGDYEADLHDADPAISVENTAEIKIFVVDTVEKKRVEIENLDGHVLFLGHNQSLCLSTEQYPHLKENYTYFTDDNDLSLFGHKNNRRDIGLFDLKHNSREELVSPQLWSNFPAPVWITPSFTKLNFA